The following coding sequences lie in one Arachis hypogaea cultivar Tifrunner chromosome 4, arahy.Tifrunner.gnm2.J5K5, whole genome shotgun sequence genomic window:
- the LOC112744754 gene encoding disease resistance protein RPP13-like isoform X2 produces MKCWNNGKHQPVLPIFYQVEPSDVRRQRNQYEKDMMKHEDRYGKDSHDIKAWRSALREVADLSGVTCTVKSYEGEIIKKIVQEVSEKLPPEPLYIKHPIGFDSHFEAVESLWNIESDNTICLLVIYGDGNKTTFVGELFNKFRHQFEAASFLDKVSEKSARSGLENLQKILVYEMGGHKRPTRGSTLTGSSDIKQSLRGKRVLLVLDDVATTEQLHSLVGRSDWFHPGSRLVITTRDVSFLNNQVLDGFKIEKYCINEGEFEGMEGARSNQKQDKVVEEDMVGFVNIFNCIIEQLKENKSYLNVISVIGMGGLGKTTLVKNIYNNNEVKKLFSYCVWVTVSKDYKAKELLQSLLQGFGFSMSTNGEDYEKSKLQKFLEEKKYLIVLDDIWEPEVWDEIECLFPDNKNGSAIVITSRNDGVANYTRSKSYYPPLLDKDESWKLFCKKVFKERECPSVLEHMGRLMVEKCRGLPLAIVTLAGVVAKKRRETVEWIRIVRNVLWYVDKDDGRVINVLKLSYDSLPQRLKSCFLFLGVYPEDYKINVKRLKLLWIAEGLIQLPEIGISDGPEVEDIAEEYLNELVDRSLVMVVERRSDGGVKSCWIHDLLLDLCISESRADKQIEICTEKNISSLGNAKSCRLSLRKNYMVSLKQSDHFRIHSLICIWDDINFGWIRLSSFPLARIVDLGYGTLHSSMARDLEMFIYLRYLRLRKCFHQSDEVVPICALPNLETLIIENIALYGHKDDYSNTYTLPHEIWRLKKLRHLEGRLCMTSKTIPTDTPGEDCLPNLQTLQVVTLEEGLTVSSIVNGRFPKLRKLGLRWNIKSKYTEHQLLQGLHHLENLEKLKLVDFEELPLKAREFPSSIAKINIMLSDEELQWFGEFNYSCLITLGDLISLRVLKVTMQGLGSGDSLRLAAGSFRNLEVLHLAEKNFKEWILEKGAMPSLQHLIIEFCNLNELPEQLWSLTNLQVVHVVAPKPALRNSLEHVKPKNGCKLIIETLDQYLGSITKRSYQVPPSSPESPTSN; encoded by the exons ATGAAGTGCTGGAATAATGGAAAACATCAACCAGTTTTGCCAATCTTTTATCAAGTGGAACCATCAGATGTGAGGCGCCAGAGGAACCAATATGAAAAAGACATGATGAAGCATGAAGACAGATATGGCAAAGACTCCCATGATATAAAAGCATGGAGGTCGGCTTTGCGTGAAGTGGCCGATCTAAGTGGAGTGACTTGTACAGTGAAGAG CTATGAAGGTGAGATTATCAAGAAAATTGTTCAAGAGGTCTCGGAAAAGCTTCCTCCTGAACCACTATACATTAAGCATCCAATTGGCTTTGATTCTCACTTTGAAGCGGTGGAATCACTTTGGAATATTGAATCTGACAATACCATTTGCCTGCTGGTCATTTATGGAGATGGTAACAAGACCACATTTGTTGGAGAGTTGTTTAACAAGTTCAGGCATCAATTTGAAGCTGCAAGTTTTCTTGACAAAGTATCTGAAAAATCAGCAAGAAGCGGCCTCGAAAATCTCCAAAAGATACTTGTGTATGAGATGGGTGGGCATAAAAGACCTACGCGGGGAAGCACATTAACAGGATCTTCTGATATAAAACAAAGTCTCCGCGGTAAAAGAGTCCTTCTGGTTCTTGATGATGTTGCTACTACAGAACAGTTGCACTCATTGGTAGGAAGAAGTGATTGGTTTCATCCTGGAAGCAGACTTGTTATAACAACAAGAGATGTCAGTTTCCTAAATAATCAAGTGTTAGATGGATTCAAGATTGAGAAATATTGCATTAATGAAGGTGAATTTGAAGGAATGGAAGGTGCTAGATCCAATCAAAAGCAAGATAAGGTCGTTGAGGAAGATATGGTGGGCTTTGTGAATATCTTTAATTGTATAATTGAGCAGTTGAAGGAAAATAAGTCATATCTTAACGTTATCTCCGTGATAGGCATGGGAGGATTGGGTAAGACTACCcttgttaaaaatatttacaacaaCAATGAGGTGAAGAAGTTGTTCTCTTATTGTGTGTGGGTTACTGTTTCTAAGGACTACAAAGCCAAGGAGCTTCTTCAAAGCCTTCTACAAGGTTTTGGGTTTTCCATGTCTACTAATGGTGAGGACTATGAAAAGAGCAAGCTCCAAAAGTTCTTAGAGGAGAAGAAGTATTTGATAGTACTTGACGACATATGGGAGCCTGAAGTTTGGGATGAAATAGAATGCTTATTTCCGGATAACAAAAATGGTAGTGCAATAGTGATAACTAGCCGGAATGATGGCGTGGCAAACTATACAAGATCAAAGTCCTACTACCCTCCATTGCTAGATAAAGATGAAAGTTGGAAATTATTCTGCAAAAAGGTGTTTAAGGAAAGGGAGTGTCCCTCTGTTTTAGAACATATGGGTAGATTAATGGTTGAAAAATGTCGAGGTTTACCGCTTGCTATTGTAACCTTAGCAGGAGTTGTTGCTAAGAAGAGGAGAGAAACAGTTGAGTGGATAAGAATCGTGCGCAACGTTCTTTGGTATGTTGACAAAGATGATGGCAGAGTAATAAATGTGTTAAAGCTCAGTTATGACAGTTTACCTCAAAGACTGAagtcttgttttctttttttggggGTGTATCCCGAAGATTATAAAATTAATGTGAAACGATTGAAACTATTATGGATTGCTGAAGGATTAATACAACTGCCAGAAATAGGAATATCAGATGGTCCAGAAGTAGAAGATATTGCTGAAGAGTACTTGAATGAGTTGGTGGATCGTAGCTTGGTGATGGTGGTAGAAAGAAGGAGTGATGGCGGGGTCAAAAGCTGCTGGATTCATGACCTTCTCCTTGATCTTTGCATATCAGAGAGTAGAGCTGATAAACAAATAGAGATCTGCACGGAGAAGAACATTAGTTCCTTGGGCAATGCTAAATCTTGTAGATTGTCCCTTCGAAAAAATTATATGGTTTCACTTAAGCAGTCCGATCACTTCAGAATCCATTCTTTAATCTGCATCTGGGACGACATCAACTTTGGATGGATACGTCTATCAAGTTTCCCTTTAGCTCGCATTGTGGACCTTGGATATGGTACTCTTCATTCATCAATGGCCCGGGATTTGGAGATGTTTATCTATTTAAGATACTTGAGACTAAGGAAGTGTTTCCACCAATCAGACGAGGTTGTTCCAATCTGCGCCCTTCCAAATCTAGAAACTctaattattgaaaatattgcTCTCTATGGTCATAAAGATGACTATAGTAATACTTATACTCTCCCACATGAAATATGGAGGCTCAAGAAACTGAGACATCTTGAAGGGAGGCTATGCATGACGAGTAAGACGATTCCAACGGACACCCCCGGAGAAGACTGTTTGCCGAATCTCCAAACCCTCCAAGTTGTCACTCTTGAAGAAGGATTGACAGTATCCTCCATTGTTAATGGAAGATTCCCCAAGCTTAGAAAATTGGGTTTGCGGTGGAATatcaaaagtaaatatacagagcaTCAATTATTACAAGGCTTGCATCACCTGGAAAATCTAGAAAAACTAAAACTGGTGGACTTTGAGGAATTACCATTAAAAGCCCGGGAATTTCCTTCCAGTATTGCCAAGATAAACATAATGTTATCAGATGAGGAGCTTCAATGGTTTGGGGAATTCAACTACAGTTGCTTGATTACTCTGGGAGACCTCATCAGCCTCCGTGTTCTGAAAGTAACCATGCAAGGGTTGGGCAGTGGCGACTCTCTTCGCCTTGCTGCTGGAAGCTTCCGAAATCTTGAAGTGCTTCATTTGGCAGAGAAGAATTTCAAAGAATGGATATTAGAGAAAGGTGCAATGCCATCTCTCCAGCATCTGATCATCGAATTCTGCAACTTGAATGAGCTTCCAGAGCAACTGTGGTCCTTGACTAACTTGCAAGTTGTGCATGTTGTTGCCCCAAAGCCAGCATTGAGAAATAGCCTCGAACATGTTAAGCCCAAGAATGGTTGTAAGCTCATCATAGAAACACTCGACCAGTATCTTGG AAGCATAACTAAGCGGAGCTATCAAGTCCCACCATCAAGCCCAGAATCTCCCACATCCAACTGA
- the LOC112744755 gene encoding F-box/kelch-repeat protein At3g06240-like has product MKQSSMEKKKLKSFNDLLPPELIRAILLRVPIKHLACVRCVSKLWNTLISDPNFAKSHLDLSLAPSHTCLFLQDNSHAYSVDLDALLQDDNDGVDAIALSLPFMKKPPSDFHLLGSCRGFVLLHREPQFLILWNPLTDSCKRISYSHMVNAVINGRVYDRLVKVFCFLHDALLYGFGYDASQDDYVVVVAYKGKDGENHFDLCYLRSNSWISLDAALPKSSYWDNWKPKGLFCNGAIHWSTYEYCIDILIFDLKERSFSTICGQHLFKPHLVLLGGCLAFYLYGENTAGENTTEIWVMKEYKVESSWTVYEIPLELFKPLCLSANGDIIGRCYPSDGEVGFYIYNVRGELLKHVQYLYGEPSNHIRSVVHVDCLMAVPSNIKKKKRKKVRITKRLNKGGIRS; this is encoded by the exons ATGAAGCAGTCCAGcatggagaagaagaagctcaagagcttcaACGATCTCCTTCCTCCGGAGCTGATACGAGCAATATTACTGAGGGTTCCCATCAAACACCTTGCGTGCGTCAGGTGCGTTTCCAAGCTATGGAATACTCTCATTTCCGATCCCAATTTCGCAAAATCCCATCTTGACCTCTCTCTCGCACCCTCTCATACATGCCTCTTCCTCCAAGACAATTCTCACGCTTACTCAGTTGACCTCGACGCACTGCTTCAAGATGATAATGATGGCGTTGATGCAATagccctctctctccctttcATGAAGAAGCCACCTTCTGATTTTCATCTTCTTGGTTCCTGCAGAGGGTTCGTACTCTTACACCGCGAACCACAGTTTCTTATCTTATGGAATCCACTCACTGATTCCTGCAAAAGAATCTCATACTCTCATATGGTTAATGCCGTAATAAATGGTAGAGTTTATGATCGTCTTGTTAAGGTCTTCTGCTTTCTCCATGATGCGCTTCTATATGGCTTTGGGTATGATGCGTCACAAGATGATTATGTAGTAGTTGTAGCCTATAAGGGTAAAGACGGCGAAAACCATTTTGATCTGTGTTATTTGAGAAGCAATTCATGGATTAGTCTTGATGCTGCACTTCCCAAATCATCGTACTGGGATAATTGGAAACCCAAGGGGTTGTTCTGTAACGGGGCTATTCATTGGTCTACTTATGAGTACTGTATTGACATTCTTATCTTTGATCTGAAGGAAAGAAGTTTCTCCACGATATGCGGGCAACACCTATTTAAACCCCATCTCGTCCTGCTAGGAGGATGCCTAGCCTTCTATTTGTATGGAGAGAATACAGCAGGAGAGAATACAACTGAGATATGGGTGATGAAAGAATATAAAGTGGAGTCGTCTTGGACTGTGTATGAGATTCCTCTTGAACTCTTTAAGCCTCTGTGCTTATCTGCTAATGGGGATATTATTGGAAGATGTTATCCTTCAGATGGTGAAGTAGGGTTCTATATATATAATGTCAGAGGAGAGCTGCTCAAACATGTTCAATATCTTTATGGTGAGCCTTCCAACCACATAAGGTCCGTTGTACATGTGGACTGTCTCATGGCAGTCCCTAGCaacatcaagaagaagaagaggaaaaagg TCAGAATCACAAAGAGGTTAAACAAGGGAGGAATTAGGAGCTAA
- the LOC112744753 gene encoding F-box/kelch-repeat protein At3g23880-like gives MDKKKKWRHTGNKVKEEATMDKKKNHKSKSILEILPLELIHRILLLVPIRHLARLRCVSKLWHSLISNPDFAKLHFHHSPAATTACFFIEKATIAYFIYIDDNDASQKVVSPPFKKKPPSGFAVLGSCRGFILLDRDPHFLVVWNPLTGFSKRISYSHIGPRRIFRSIRLSYSARLYGFGYDASQDDYLFVVAWSDWKRQCHLDCLSLKINSWINLDAALPNAVDWFDHNSCGLFLNGAIHWVPSCLKDYRDAILIFDLKERTFSRISGPEQPVKSASSYSSLALLGGCLALYNRNYNSCNTHIWVMKEYRVHSSWTLYRIPCKVFRPLCLSSNGDIIGRGYDKIGYFIYNVRGDLLKHFKNVCSPLPTRYCLYRESLVVLPLPGDIKDKKKRKENCYQVHHQV, from the coding sequence ATggataagaagaagaaatggaggcaTACAGGGAACAAAGTAAAAGAGGAAGCGACcatggataaaaagaagaatcacAAGAGCAAGAGCATTCtcgagatcctccctcttgagctGATTCACAGAATCCTACTGCTGGTGCCGATCAGACATCTCGCTCGCCTCAGGTGCGTTTCGAAGCTGTGGCATTCTCTAATTTCTAATCCTGACTTTGCGAAATTGCATTTTCACCACTCTCCCGCCGCCACCACCGCATGTTTCTTCATAGAAAAAGCCACTATAGCTTACTTCATTTACATAGACGACAATGATGCATCACAAAAAGTGGTGTCCCCCCCTTTCAAGAAGAAACCACCGTCTGGTTTTGCGGTTTTAGGATCTTGCAGAGGCTTTATTCTCTTGGATCGTGACCCACATTTTCTTGTGGTATGGAACCCATTGACTGGATTCAGCAAAAGAATATCCTATTCTCATATTGGTCCTCGTCGTATCTTCCGTAGCATTAGGCTTTCCTATAGTGCGCGTCTGTATGGATTTGGTTATGATGCATCACAGGATGATTACTTATTTGTTGTAGCTTGGAGCGATTGGAAAAGACAATGTCATTTGGATTGCTTGTCCTTGAAAATCAATTCATGGATTAATCTTGATGCTGCACTCCCCAACGCAGTGGATTGGTTTGACCATAATTCTTGTGGGTTGTTCTTGAATGGCGCTATTCATTGGGTGCCTTCCTGTCTTAAAGATTACAGGGATGCTATTCTTATCTTTGATTTGAAGGAGAGGACTTTCTCAAGGATATCTGGGCCAGAACAACCTGTAAAGAGTGCATCCTCCTATTCAAGTCTCGCCCTACTAGGAGGCTGCCTAGCTTTGTATAATCGCAATTATAATAGCTGTAACACTCACATATGGGTGATGAAAGAATATAGAGTGCACTCATCTTGGACTCTCTATCGGATTCCTTGCAAAGTCTTTCGGCCATTGTGCTTATCCAGTAATGGTGATATTATTGGAAGAGGTTATGATAAAATAGGGTACTTCATATACAATGTAAGAGGAGACCTGCTCAAGCATTTTAAAAATGTTTGTTCTCCCCTTCCCACCCGATACTGTTTATACAGAGAGTCTCTTGTGGTCTTGCCACTCCCTGGCGACAT
- the LOC112744754 gene encoding disease resistance protein RPP13-like isoform X1, which yields MADHDAETSSSRFIYDVFLSFRGFTRYGFTDRLYHALCERGITTFRDDENLRVGDRIRDTLLEAIERSRMSIAVLCKDYASSTWCLDELVQIMKCWNNGKHQPVLPIFYQVEPSDVRRQRNQYEKDMMKHEDRYGKDSHDIKAWRSALREVADLSGVTCTVKSYEGEIIKKIVQEVSEKLPPEPLYIKHPIGFDSHFEAVESLWNIESDNTICLLVIYGDGNKTTFVGELFNKFRHQFEAASFLDKVSEKSARSGLENLQKILVYEMGGHKRPTRGSTLTGSSDIKQSLRGKRVLLVLDDVATTEQLHSLVGRSDWFHPGSRLVITTRDVSFLNNQVLDGFKIEKYCINEGEFEGMEGARSNQKQDKVVEEDMVGFVNIFNCIIEQLKENKSYLNVISVIGMGGLGKTTLVKNIYNNNEVKKLFSYCVWVTVSKDYKAKELLQSLLQGFGFSMSTNGEDYEKSKLQKFLEEKKYLIVLDDIWEPEVWDEIECLFPDNKNGSAIVITSRNDGVANYTRSKSYYPPLLDKDESWKLFCKKVFKERECPSVLEHMGRLMVEKCRGLPLAIVTLAGVVAKKRRETVEWIRIVRNVLWYVDKDDGRVINVLKLSYDSLPQRLKSCFLFLGVYPEDYKINVKRLKLLWIAEGLIQLPEIGISDGPEVEDIAEEYLNELVDRSLVMVVERRSDGGVKSCWIHDLLLDLCISESRADKQIEICTEKNISSLGNAKSCRLSLRKNYMVSLKQSDHFRIHSLICIWDDINFGWIRLSSFPLARIVDLGYGTLHSSMARDLEMFIYLRYLRLRKCFHQSDEVVPICALPNLETLIIENIALYGHKDDYSNTYTLPHEIWRLKKLRHLEGRLCMTSKTIPTDTPGEDCLPNLQTLQVVTLEEGLTVSSIVNGRFPKLRKLGLRWNIKSKYTEHQLLQGLHHLENLEKLKLVDFEELPLKAREFPSSIAKINIMLSDEELQWFGEFNYSCLITLGDLISLRVLKVTMQGLGSGDSLRLAAGSFRNLEVLHLAEKNFKEWILEKGAMPSLQHLIIEFCNLNELPEQLWSLTNLQVVHVVAPKPALRNSLEHVKPKNGCKLIIETLDQYLGSITKRSYQVPPSSPESPTSN from the exons ATGGCAGATCATGATGCAGAAACTTCCTCCTCACGTTTCATATATGATGTTTTTCTGAGCTTTAGAGGCTTCACCCGATACGGATTCACTGATCGCCTCTATCATGCTTTGTGTGAGAGAGGAATCACCACCTTCAGAGATGATGAGAACCTCAGAGTTGGTGATAGAATCAGAGATACTCTTCTTGAAGCCATTGAAAGATCCAG GATGTCTATTGCTGTGCTGTGTAAGGACTATGCTTCTTCCACATGGTGTTTGGATGAACTAGTACAGATCATGAAGTGCTGGAATAATGGAAAACATCAACCAGTTTTGCCAATCTTTTATCAAGTGGAACCATCAGATGTGAGGCGCCAGAGGAACCAATATGAAAAAGACATGATGAAGCATGAAGACAGATATGGCAAAGACTCCCATGATATAAAAGCATGGAGGTCGGCTTTGCGTGAAGTGGCCGATCTAAGTGGAGTGACTTGTACAGTGAAGAG CTATGAAGGTGAGATTATCAAGAAAATTGTTCAAGAGGTCTCGGAAAAGCTTCCTCCTGAACCACTATACATTAAGCATCCAATTGGCTTTGATTCTCACTTTGAAGCGGTGGAATCACTTTGGAATATTGAATCTGACAATACCATTTGCCTGCTGGTCATTTATGGAGATGGTAACAAGACCACATTTGTTGGAGAGTTGTTTAACAAGTTCAGGCATCAATTTGAAGCTGCAAGTTTTCTTGACAAAGTATCTGAAAAATCAGCAAGAAGCGGCCTCGAAAATCTCCAAAAGATACTTGTGTATGAGATGGGTGGGCATAAAAGACCTACGCGGGGAAGCACATTAACAGGATCTTCTGATATAAAACAAAGTCTCCGCGGTAAAAGAGTCCTTCTGGTTCTTGATGATGTTGCTACTACAGAACAGTTGCACTCATTGGTAGGAAGAAGTGATTGGTTTCATCCTGGAAGCAGACTTGTTATAACAACAAGAGATGTCAGTTTCCTAAATAATCAAGTGTTAGATGGATTCAAGATTGAGAAATATTGCATTAATGAAGGTGAATTTGAAGGAATGGAAGGTGCTAGATCCAATCAAAAGCAAGATAAGGTCGTTGAGGAAGATATGGTGGGCTTTGTGAATATCTTTAATTGTATAATTGAGCAGTTGAAGGAAAATAAGTCATATCTTAACGTTATCTCCGTGATAGGCATGGGAGGATTGGGTAAGACTACCcttgttaaaaatatttacaacaaCAATGAGGTGAAGAAGTTGTTCTCTTATTGTGTGTGGGTTACTGTTTCTAAGGACTACAAAGCCAAGGAGCTTCTTCAAAGCCTTCTACAAGGTTTTGGGTTTTCCATGTCTACTAATGGTGAGGACTATGAAAAGAGCAAGCTCCAAAAGTTCTTAGAGGAGAAGAAGTATTTGATAGTACTTGACGACATATGGGAGCCTGAAGTTTGGGATGAAATAGAATGCTTATTTCCGGATAACAAAAATGGTAGTGCAATAGTGATAACTAGCCGGAATGATGGCGTGGCAAACTATACAAGATCAAAGTCCTACTACCCTCCATTGCTAGATAAAGATGAAAGTTGGAAATTATTCTGCAAAAAGGTGTTTAAGGAAAGGGAGTGTCCCTCTGTTTTAGAACATATGGGTAGATTAATGGTTGAAAAATGTCGAGGTTTACCGCTTGCTATTGTAACCTTAGCAGGAGTTGTTGCTAAGAAGAGGAGAGAAACAGTTGAGTGGATAAGAATCGTGCGCAACGTTCTTTGGTATGTTGACAAAGATGATGGCAGAGTAATAAATGTGTTAAAGCTCAGTTATGACAGTTTACCTCAAAGACTGAagtcttgttttctttttttggggGTGTATCCCGAAGATTATAAAATTAATGTGAAACGATTGAAACTATTATGGATTGCTGAAGGATTAATACAACTGCCAGAAATAGGAATATCAGATGGTCCAGAAGTAGAAGATATTGCTGAAGAGTACTTGAATGAGTTGGTGGATCGTAGCTTGGTGATGGTGGTAGAAAGAAGGAGTGATGGCGGGGTCAAAAGCTGCTGGATTCATGACCTTCTCCTTGATCTTTGCATATCAGAGAGTAGAGCTGATAAACAAATAGAGATCTGCACGGAGAAGAACATTAGTTCCTTGGGCAATGCTAAATCTTGTAGATTGTCCCTTCGAAAAAATTATATGGTTTCACTTAAGCAGTCCGATCACTTCAGAATCCATTCTTTAATCTGCATCTGGGACGACATCAACTTTGGATGGATACGTCTATCAAGTTTCCCTTTAGCTCGCATTGTGGACCTTGGATATGGTACTCTTCATTCATCAATGGCCCGGGATTTGGAGATGTTTATCTATTTAAGATACTTGAGACTAAGGAAGTGTTTCCACCAATCAGACGAGGTTGTTCCAATCTGCGCCCTTCCAAATCTAGAAACTctaattattgaaaatattgcTCTCTATGGTCATAAAGATGACTATAGTAATACTTATACTCTCCCACATGAAATATGGAGGCTCAAGAAACTGAGACATCTTGAAGGGAGGCTATGCATGACGAGTAAGACGATTCCAACGGACACCCCCGGAGAAGACTGTTTGCCGAATCTCCAAACCCTCCAAGTTGTCACTCTTGAAGAAGGATTGACAGTATCCTCCATTGTTAATGGAAGATTCCCCAAGCTTAGAAAATTGGGTTTGCGGTGGAATatcaaaagtaaatatacagagcaTCAATTATTACAAGGCTTGCATCACCTGGAAAATCTAGAAAAACTAAAACTGGTGGACTTTGAGGAATTACCATTAAAAGCCCGGGAATTTCCTTCCAGTATTGCCAAGATAAACATAATGTTATCAGATGAGGAGCTTCAATGGTTTGGGGAATTCAACTACAGTTGCTTGATTACTCTGGGAGACCTCATCAGCCTCCGTGTTCTGAAAGTAACCATGCAAGGGTTGGGCAGTGGCGACTCTCTTCGCCTTGCTGCTGGAAGCTTCCGAAATCTTGAAGTGCTTCATTTGGCAGAGAAGAATTTCAAAGAATGGATATTAGAGAAAGGTGCAATGCCATCTCTCCAGCATCTGATCATCGAATTCTGCAACTTGAATGAGCTTCCAGAGCAACTGTGGTCCTTGACTAACTTGCAAGTTGTGCATGTTGTTGCCCCAAAGCCAGCATTGAGAAATAGCCTCGAACATGTTAAGCCCAAGAATGGTTGTAAGCTCATCATAGAAACACTCGACCAGTATCTTGG AAGCATAACTAAGCGGAGCTATCAAGTCCCACCATCAAGCCCAGAATCTCCCACATCCAACTGA